From the genome of Brevibacterium sp. JSBI002, one region includes:
- a CDS encoding sulfate adenylyltransferase subunit 1, with protein sequence MTTTTTDANATTTTTEATASLDTTTKTLLRFATAGSVDDGKSTLVGRLLHDAKAILADQLAAVSATSRERGFLGGEFDFALLTDGLRAEREQGITIDVAYRYFATDRRSFILADCPGHVQYTRNMVTGASTADAVVVLIDARTGATEQTRRHLTVVSRLGIRHVIIAVNKIDLIDYDQTRIEAVENDIKALADEIGLETPHLIPISALAGDNVATTSDNTPWYTGPALLELLETLPSADEDTADLEAFRVDVQTVLRPQGGLAPGLDPEEFRDYRAVAGQITAGRVSLGDEIEIHPAGLTTTVTGIDTASGPLETASAPLSVALRLADDVDTARGSVIAAAGTLPTPRRELRAEVFPFTAEGLRTGDRVLIKTGTTTVKGIVSIEAKRNLETSETEPAEVLAGNDIGLARVKLSAELPVPDFRDHGTAGAFVVIDPQTGNTLAAGIHTPEAAHTPESTEDKS encoded by the coding sequence ATGACGACCACAACCACTGACGCAAACGCCACGACAACCACCACCGAGGCGACCGCCTCGTTGGACACGACGACGAAGACGCTGCTGCGCTTCGCCACCGCCGGATCCGTTGACGACGGGAAGTCCACGCTCGTCGGCCGGCTCCTCCACGATGCGAAGGCGATCCTCGCCGACCAGCTCGCCGCCGTGAGCGCGACCAGCCGGGAACGCGGATTCCTCGGCGGAGAGTTCGATTTCGCTCTGCTCACCGACGGACTGCGGGCCGAACGCGAACAGGGCATCACCATCGACGTCGCCTACCGGTACTTCGCCACCGACCGGCGCTCGTTCATCCTCGCCGACTGCCCCGGACACGTCCAGTACACGCGGAACATGGTCACGGGAGCCTCGACCGCCGATGCCGTCGTCGTCCTCATCGACGCCCGCACGGGTGCGACCGAGCAGACCCGCCGGCACCTCACCGTCGTCTCCCGGCTCGGCATCCGCCACGTCATCATCGCCGTCAACAAGATCGACCTCATCGACTACGACCAGACGCGGATCGAGGCGGTCGAAAACGACATCAAGGCCCTCGCGGACGAGATCGGCCTGGAGACCCCGCACCTCATTCCGATCTCCGCCCTGGCCGGGGACAATGTCGCCACCACCTCGGACAACACACCCTGGTACACGGGTCCGGCGCTGCTCGAACTCCTTGAGACCCTGCCGAGTGCGGACGAGGACACCGCCGATCTCGAGGCCTTCCGCGTCGACGTGCAGACCGTGCTGCGTCCGCAAGGGGGACTGGCACCGGGTCTCGACCCCGAGGAATTCCGGGACTACCGGGCGGTGGCCGGACAGATCACGGCCGGGCGAGTCAGCCTCGGCGATGAGATCGAGATCCACCCCGCCGGGCTGACAACGACGGTGACGGGCATCGATACCGCCAGTGGTCCCCTTGAGACCGCGAGTGCGCCGCTGTCGGTGGCGCTGCGGTTGGCCGATGACGTCGATACCGCTCGTGGCAGCGTCATCGCCGCGGCCGGCACCCTGCCCACCCCGCGCCGGGAACTGCGAGCCGAGGTCTTCCCGTTCACGGCCGAGGGCCTGCGCACGGGGGACCGGGTGCTCATCAAGACGGGGACGACGACCGTGAAGGGGATCGTCAGCATCGAGGCCAAACGCAACCTCGAGACCTCCGAGACCGAACCCGCCGAGGTGCTCGCCGGCAACGACATCGGCCTGGCCCGGGTGAAGCTGTCGGCCGAGCTGCCGGTCCCGGACTTCCGCGACCACGGCACGGCCGGAGCCTTCGTCGTCATCGACCCGCAGACAGGCAACACCCTCGCTGCGGGAATCCACACCCCCGAGGCGGCTCACACCCCCGAATCCACCGAGGACAAGTCATGA
- the cobA gene encoding uroporphyrinogen-III C-methyltransferase produces MTLFLPQQPGTVLLVGAGPGDLGLLTVTGLRALERADVIVADRLGARSVIDQLETERGAPLDAQIIDVGKLPGHHPVPQSGINDILITQAKLGHRVVRLKGGDPFVLGRGGEEVIACRAAGVDVRVVPGVTSANSVPAVAGIPLTHRGVATSYTVVTGHDQLSEIGGGRDHTVVVLMGVGTLINSAMVLARSGRGDDCPVAIVEDGFGENQRVTIGTLGDIAFRAARRGVRSPAVIVAGDVVTLSPYADGAFTQATEPAASASELVRNP; encoded by the coding sequence ATGACGCTCTTCCTCCCACAACAGCCGGGCACCGTGCTGCTCGTCGGTGCCGGACCGGGCGATCTCGGACTGCTCACCGTCACCGGTCTGCGCGCATTGGAACGCGCCGATGTCATAGTGGCTGACCGCCTCGGCGCCCGATCGGTCATCGATCAGCTCGAAACCGAACGCGGTGCGCCCTTGGATGCGCAGATCATCGACGTCGGAAAGCTGCCGGGGCACCATCCGGTGCCGCAGAGCGGGATCAACGACATCCTCATCACACAGGCGAAGCTCGGCCACCGGGTCGTCCGGCTCAAGGGCGGGGATCCGTTCGTCCTCGGACGTGGGGGAGAGGAGGTCATCGCCTGCCGGGCCGCCGGAGTCGATGTCCGCGTCGTCCCCGGGGTGACCAGCGCGAACTCCGTTCCGGCGGTCGCCGGAATCCCGCTCACCCACCGAGGGGTGGCCACCTCGTACACGGTCGTGACCGGTCACGACCAACTCAGCGAGATCGGCGGGGGACGCGACCACACCGTCGTCGTGCTCATGGGAGTGGGCACACTCATCAATTCGGCGATGGTGCTTGCACGATCCGGGCGCGGTGACGACTGCCCGGTCGCGATCGTCGAAGACGGTTTCGGTGAGAACCAACGAGTGACCATCGGAACCCTCGGCGACATCGCCTTCCGCGCGGCTCGCCGAGGCGTCCGGTCACCGGCCGTGATCGTCGCCGGTGATGTCGTGACCTTGAGCCCCTACGCCGATGGTGCGTTCACCCAGGCGACCGAGCCTGCCGCATCGGCATCCGAACTCGTGAGGAACCCATGA
- the fdxA gene encoding ferredoxin, which translates to MTYIIAQPCVDLKDRACIEECPVDCIYEGTRSLYIHPDECVDCGACEPVCPVEAIFYEDDVPDEWEAYYKANVEFFDDIGSPGGAAAHGVVDKDHPFIAALPPQNADD; encoded by the coding sequence ATGACCTACATCATCGCCCAACCGTGCGTGGACCTGAAGGACCGAGCCTGCATCGAGGAATGCCCGGTCGACTGCATCTACGAAGGCACCCGTTCCCTCTACATCCACCCCGACGAATGCGTCGACTGCGGGGCTTGCGAACCCGTGTGCCCCGTCGAGGCGATCTTCTACGAAGACGATGTGCCTGATGAGTGGGAGGCCTACTACAAGGCGAACGTCGAATTCTTCGACGACATCGGCTCCCCGGGCGGAGCAGCCGCCCACGGAGTCGTCGACAAAGACCATCCCTTCATCGCAGCTCTGCCGCCGCAGAACGCCGACGACTGA
- a CDS encoding FAD-dependent oxidoreductase, translated as MPAIPFRVAIIGAGPAGIYAADLLTKAEHDLELSIDLFERLPSPFGLVRYGVAPDHPRIKGIINALIKVLDRGDIRLFGNVEYGADINLGELTDRYDAVIFSTGCFVDAPLSLPGIDLPGSYGAADFVNWYDSHPDVAQTWPLDAEKVAVLGNGNVALDVARVLAKQADDLHTTEIPDHVYEGLKSSKVTDVHVFGRRGPAQAKFTPLELRELGQVDDVDIIVYPEDYEFDQGSLEAIESSNQVKQVTKTLTDFAMREETGAKRRLHLHFLHAPVAILGEDGVTGLRTERQELDGTGGVNGTGDFHDWDIDAVYRAVGYAGTQLPQLPFDEAKKVIPNHEGRVVDAEDQGQAAEADVIPGVYTTGWIKRGPVGLIGHTKGDALETIGHILDDQAAGALTEPVYPEESSIVELLESKGVEFTDWEGYHRLEAAEKALGETEGRERVKIATREAMLAEARAHLTAEANAGS; from the coding sequence ATGCCCGCTATTCCCTTCAGAGTGGCCATCATCGGTGCCGGCCCCGCCGGCATCTACGCCGCCGACCTGCTGACCAAAGCCGAACATGACCTGGAACTGAGCATCGACCTGTTCGAACGCCTGCCTTCACCCTTCGGGCTCGTCCGCTATGGGGTCGCCCCCGACCATCCGCGGATCAAGGGCATCATCAATGCGCTCATCAAGGTCCTCGACCGCGGTGACATCCGCCTGTTCGGCAACGTCGAATACGGGGCCGACATCAACCTCGGCGAGCTCACCGACCGCTACGATGCGGTGATCTTCTCCACCGGCTGCTTCGTCGACGCACCGCTGTCGCTGCCCGGGATCGATCTGCCCGGTTCCTATGGGGCAGCCGACTTCGTCAACTGGTACGACTCCCATCCGGATGTCGCCCAGACCTGGCCGCTGGATGCGGAGAAGGTCGCCGTGCTCGGCAACGGCAATGTCGCCCTCGACGTGGCCCGGGTGCTCGCGAAGCAGGCCGATGACCTGCACACCACGGAGATCCCCGACCACGTGTACGAGGGTCTGAAGTCCTCGAAGGTGACCGATGTCCACGTGTTCGGCCGCCGAGGCCCCGCGCAGGCGAAGTTCACGCCGCTCGAGCTGCGCGAGCTCGGGCAGGTCGACGACGTCGACATCATCGTCTATCCCGAGGACTACGAGTTCGATCAGGGGTCGCTCGAGGCCATCGAGTCGAGCAACCAGGTCAAGCAGGTGACGAAGACGCTCACGGACTTTGCGATGCGGGAGGAGACCGGGGCGAAGCGGCGACTGCACCTGCACTTCCTCCACGCACCGGTGGCCATCCTCGGCGAGGATGGGGTGACCGGTCTGCGCACGGAACGTCAGGAGCTCGACGGGACCGGTGGCGTCAACGGCACCGGGGACTTCCACGACTGGGACATCGATGCCGTGTACCGGGCCGTCGGCTATGCGGGAACGCAGCTGCCGCAGCTGCCCTTCGACGAGGCCAAGAAGGTGATTCCGAATCACGAAGGACGCGTCGTCGACGCCGAAGATCAGGGCCAGGCCGCCGAGGCGGACGTCATCCCCGGCGTGTACACGACCGGATGGATCAAGCGCGGGCCCGTCGGGCTCATCGGTCATACGAAGGGCGATGCGCTCGAGACGATCGGGCACATCCTCGATGATCAGGCCGCCGGGGCGCTCACCGAACCCGTGTACCCGGAGGAGTCCTCGATCGTCGAGCTGCTCGAGTCCAAGGGCGTCGAGTTCACGGACTGGGAGGGCTATCACCGGCTCGAGGCTGCGGAGAAGGCCCTCGGTGAGACCGAGGGGCGTGAGCGCGTGAAGATTGCGACCCGTGAGGCCATGCTCGCCGAGGCGCGCGCTCACCTGACCGCGGAGGCGAACGCTGGGAGCTGA
- a CDS encoding OBAP family protein, with protein sequence MELTHLKSFATGLTLGIGGVAAALAGRRAVSNLKTSKGHPWKHRVLDLGSAFLQRKYPLEAMSTYLDGLHIYADDTGRQVHAAHFCIHLEHDLHQCVIFDRNAHDARLIGIEYIISEDRFRSLPEEEKKLWHSHHYEVKSGILTAPGVPEIAEHAYFEDLVKTYGKTFHTWQYDVHDFPYGAPQLMMGFTEDGQVREELVRERDREVGVSTQRNRERREDIPMPEVAPGANSWETGTTVQPTLQETPVKR encoded by the coding sequence ATGGAACTGACACATCTGAAGAGCTTCGCTACCGGACTGACTCTCGGCATCGGCGGCGTCGCAGCGGCTCTTGCCGGGCGCAGGGCCGTCAGCAATCTCAAGACCAGCAAGGGCCATCCTTGGAAGCACCGCGTGTTGGACCTGGGCTCCGCGTTCCTCCAGCGGAAGTATCCGCTGGAGGCGATGAGCACTTACCTCGACGGCCTGCACATCTATGCCGATGACACCGGACGCCAAGTCCATGCCGCTCACTTCTGCATCCACTTGGAACACGACCTGCACCAGTGCGTCATCTTCGATCGCAACGCCCATGACGCCCGTCTGATCGGCATCGAGTACATCATCAGCGAAGACCGGTTCCGCTCCCTGCCCGAAGAGGAGAAGAAGCTCTGGCACAGCCATCATTATGAGGTCAAGTCCGGAATCCTCACCGCCCCTGGCGTTCCGGAGATAGCCGAACACGCCTACTTCGAGGACTTGGTGAAGACCTACGGCAAGACGTTCCACACCTGGCAGTACGACGTTCACGACTTCCCCTACGGTGCCCCGCAGCTGATGATGGGCTTCACCGAGGATGGGCAAGTCCGCGAAGAGCTGGTCCGAGAGCGCGACCGCGAAGTCGGGGTCTCGACGCAGCGCAACCGCGAACGCCGTGAAGACATCCCGATGCCGGAGGTGGCCCCGGGCGCGAACTCGTGGGAGACCGGGACCACGGTGCAGCCGACTCTGCAGGAAACACCCGTCAAACGGTAG
- a CDS encoding phage holin family protein, whose translation MNDRSSLPPLSTGELVSQLSEQASRLIRDEIQLAQIEMSTKAKKAGLGAGLLGASGVIALYGLGAGIATAIIALALIMPAWLAGLIVTVLLLTIAGVGALIGKRKVSETTPVPERTVEAAKETVDTLKKGARDGRHK comes from the coding sequence ATGAATGACCGTTCCTCTCTACCGCCATTATCGACCGGTGAGCTCGTATCGCAGTTATCGGAGCAGGCTAGCCGGTTGATCCGTGACGAAATTCAACTCGCCCAGATCGAGATGAGCACGAAAGCCAAGAAGGCCGGCCTCGGTGCGGGTCTGCTTGGCGCAAGCGGCGTCATCGCCCTCTATGGTCTCGGTGCAGGGATTGCGACTGCCATCATCGCCCTAGCCCTCATCATGCCGGCGTGGTTAGCGGGTCTGATCGTGACTGTGTTGCTCCTGACTATCGCCGGTGTCGGGGCCTTGATCGGTAAACGGAAGGTCTCCGAGACCACGCCGGTGCCTGAGCGCACGGTTGAGGCTGCGAAGGAGACTGTGGACACGCTGAAGAAAGGGGCTCGTGATGGCCGACACAAATGA
- a CDS encoding DUF3618 domain-containing protein, which produces MADTNDTGPSASPSEIQADIARTREELGQTLAQLVERFDVKAQAEHTLDDVKDRAAGAIGDVRDKTENVVAGAKGAVKSVFSHDDVAVDADGVTEPAAAIGGGLPLRSRAGWTDLAPLVVASGLALAAVIVAVGWRR; this is translated from the coding sequence ATGGCCGACACAAATGACACAGGCCCCAGCGCCTCACCGTCCGAGATTCAAGCTGACATTGCCCGTACTCGTGAAGAACTTGGACAGACTTTGGCTCAACTCGTCGAGAGATTCGACGTCAAAGCCCAAGCGGAACACACTTTAGACGATGTCAAAGACCGTGCCGCCGGTGCCATAGGCGACGTACGCGACAAGACGGAAAACGTAGTCGCCGGAGCCAAAGGAGCGGTTAAATCTGTGTTCTCCCATGACGATGTCGCCGTCGATGCGGACGGCGTTACAGAACCAGCCGCGGCTATAGGGGGCGGCTTGCCGTTGAGGTCCCGAGCTGGCTGGACTGACCTTGCGCCGTTGGTGGTTGCCTCAGGCCTTGCGTTGGCTGCCGTCATCGTTGCGGTGGGGTGGCGGCGATGA
- a CDS encoding YihY/virulence factor BrkB family protein produces the protein MIGRRRIDQSDQTYPGERSSLEERAERDDTGPASYVEAKDSRQGVAAEDPAKPDAPQKLTGPTWKYVAGKTLREFLGDDCLQLAAGLTYYLVLALFPALLAVLSILGLVGQSQQTVETVTGIITDFGGGTIAQTLTPTLTELAQNSTAGLAFVIGLLVALWSASGYVVAFGKAMNRIYEKDEGRPAWKLRPVMLLVTLGAVILVVLAALILVVSGPVAQAIGDAIGIGSAALLVWQIAKWPVLLVVAIVLIALLYHATPNVRQPKMKWISLGSVFAIVVWVLASAAFAFYIANFSNYAKTYGSLAGVIIFLLWLWITNIALLLGAELNAEIERGRQLQGGIRAEEDIQLPPRDTTTLDKAEKKNAKDTRRARALRKSRGKNAQPTRNV, from the coding sequence ATGATTGGCCGAAGAAGGATTGACCAGAGCGACCAGACATACCCGGGCGAGCGTTCGAGTCTCGAAGAGCGCGCGGAAAGGGACGATACGGGTCCAGCCTCCTATGTCGAGGCAAAGGACTCGAGACAGGGCGTCGCAGCCGAGGACCCGGCCAAGCCCGATGCTCCACAGAAACTAACTGGCCCAACGTGGAAGTACGTGGCGGGCAAGACACTGCGGGAGTTCCTCGGTGATGACTGCCTGCAACTGGCCGCTGGTCTGACCTACTATTTAGTTCTCGCGTTGTTCCCCGCTCTTCTAGCGGTCCTGTCGATCCTGGGTCTAGTCGGCCAGAGTCAGCAGACAGTCGAAACAGTCACCGGAATCATCACCGACTTCGGCGGAGGAACAATCGCGCAGACGTTGACACCCACCCTGACCGAATTGGCACAGAACTCGACAGCGGGGCTGGCATTCGTCATTGGCCTTCTCGTCGCTCTGTGGTCGGCATCGGGTTATGTTGTTGCATTCGGCAAGGCAATGAATCGCATCTACGAGAAGGATGAAGGCCGCCCTGCTTGGAAACTTCGTCCCGTCATGCTCCTTGTCACCCTCGGTGCGGTGATCCTCGTCGTGCTCGCTGCGTTGATCCTGGTGGTCTCGGGACCGGTGGCGCAGGCGATTGGTGATGCAATAGGGATTGGGTCGGCGGCGCTTTTGGTGTGGCAGATCGCGAAATGGCCCGTTTTGCTCGTTGTCGCGATCGTCTTAATAGCCTTGCTTTATCACGCGACACCAAATGTCCGTCAGCCAAAGATGAAGTGGATCAGTCTCGGGTCTGTGTTCGCGATCGTTGTGTGGGTCCTGGCGTCGGCGGCTTTCGCTTTCTACATTGCGAATTTCTCGAACTACGCGAAGACTTATGGGTCATTGGCCGGAGTGATTATCTTCTTGCTGTGGCTGTGGATCACGAATATCGCTCTGCTGCTGGGAGCAGAGCTCAATGCCGAGATCGAACGTGGGCGCCAACTCCAGGGTGGAATACGAGCTGAAGAAGACATTCAGCTGCCTCCACGAGATACGACGACACTGGATAAGGCCGAGAAGAAGAACGCGAAAGATACCCGCAGAGCACGGGCCCTGCGAAAATCTCGAGGCAAGAACGCCCAGCCGACTCGCAATGTTTAG
- a CDS encoding DUF4235 domain-containing protein, with amino-acid sequence MVKTHERNGSRAAKLLYRPFGLAGSVVGGALAGLVFKQIWKRATPGENADAPGALESEHGLREILVAAALQGALFALVKALVDRGMANVFAKFIGEWPGD; translated from the coding sequence ATGGTCAAGACCCATGAACGAAACGGCAGTAGAGCGGCCAAATTGCTGTATAGGCCGTTCGGGCTAGCAGGCAGCGTCGTTGGCGGCGCCCTGGCCGGTCTCGTATTCAAACAGATATGGAAGCGGGCAACGCCTGGTGAGAATGCCGATGCGCCCGGTGCGTTGGAGTCTGAACATGGTCTGCGCGAGATCCTCGTCGCAGCCGCTCTCCAGGGTGCGCTCTTCGCCTTGGTGAAGGCCCTCGTTGATCGCGGAATGGCGAATGTGTTTGCAAAGTTCATTGGTGAGTGGCCCGGTGATTGA
- a CDS encoding glycosyltransferase, whose product MESFTHAVVKELVSRGHSVTLFAAPGSDPDLDVEMIVPEVLRLSEAARHDVSAMPAEWMRQHHAYLNLMLGLAGQTEFDVIHNNSLHHLPLALSSMVRTPIVTTLHTPPTPWLESAVVFRAPTTFFAAVSSATSQAWSHAVESTVISNGVNTKLWDAGPGGPDCVWTGRMVPEKAPHVAIDAARAAGFQIALAGPVMDEKYFAAEVAPRLGDDARYCGHLDQQRLRSLVGSSAVAVVSSQWEEPYGLVAAEALACGTPVAAFPRGGLVEVVRGDVGALADELTVEALARAICSAAGRSRKAAREYAVEHHSLDSTVSGYEALYRHAANAAAGSFAG is encoded by the coding sequence TTGGAGTCCTTTACGCACGCTGTGGTGAAGGAACTCGTCTCTCGCGGACACTCGGTCACGCTGTTCGCCGCTCCCGGCAGCGACCCCGACCTTGATGTCGAGATGATCGTTCCGGAGGTCTTACGTCTCTCCGAAGCGGCCCGGCACGACGTGTCGGCGATGCCCGCGGAATGGATGAGGCAGCATCACGCCTACTTGAACCTGATGCTCGGGCTGGCCGGGCAGACAGAGTTCGATGTCATCCATAACAACTCGCTTCACCATCTGCCGTTGGCCCTCTCGTCAATGGTGCGCACCCCGATCGTAACGACCCTGCACACGCCGCCCACGCCTTGGTTGGAATCGGCCGTGGTCTTTCGCGCGCCGACGACTTTCTTCGCTGCCGTGTCGAGCGCGACATCGCAAGCCTGGTCGCACGCAGTGGAGAGCACTGTGATCTCGAATGGAGTCAATACGAAACTGTGGGATGCGGGTCCTGGTGGGCCGGACTGCGTCTGGACTGGGCGCATGGTCCCGGAGAAGGCCCCCCATGTCGCCATCGACGCCGCCCGCGCAGCGGGATTCCAGATCGCTTTGGCAGGTCCGGTCATGGACGAGAAGTACTTCGCTGCCGAAGTGGCCCCGCGGCTGGGAGACGATGCCCGTTACTGCGGGCATTTGGACCAGCAGCGGCTGCGCAGCCTGGTGGGATCGTCGGCCGTGGCTGTCGTCAGCTCTCAATGGGAGGAGCCTTACGGTTTGGTCGCCGCAGAAGCCTTGGCCTGTGGGACACCTGTGGCGGCTTTTCCGCGGGGCGGACTCGTTGAGGTCGTTCGTGGCGATGTGGGAGCCTTGGCGGACGAACTCACCGTCGAGGCCTTGGCCCGAGCGATCTGCAGTGCTGCCGGCCGGAGCCGTAAGGCGGCCCGTGAGTATGCGGTCGAGCACCATTCTCTGGACAGCACCGTCAGCGGATACGAAGCATTGTATCGTCATGCAGCCAACGCTGCGGCAGGAAGCTTCGCGGGATGA
- a CDS encoding glycosyltransferase, which yields MLTQEFPAAEVTVLGGPNGTWVEDPWPIVRDAAVVVTAAGQNSIAEVAASRTPAVVIAHPRPYDEQNWMLEALVRGPWPVIAGPDDSNAADWAQAIAEALRLDGSRWSTWCDGKTLERFSNLVLRYAADVCKGER from the coding sequence GTGCTCACGCAAGAATTCCCTGCAGCTGAAGTCACGGTCCTGGGCGGCCCGAACGGCACATGGGTGGAGGACCCCTGGCCGATCGTGCGTGACGCCGCGGTCGTAGTCACAGCGGCAGGTCAGAACTCGATTGCGGAAGTCGCCGCCAGCCGTACCCCGGCAGTTGTCATCGCCCACCCCCGTCCCTATGACGAGCAGAACTGGATGCTCGAAGCCCTCGTCCGAGGTCCGTGGCCGGTTATTGCAGGACCAGACGACAGCAACGCCGCGGACTGGGCTCAGGCGATCGCCGAGGCGCTGCGACTCGATGGGAGCCGTTGGTCTACCTGGTGCGACGGCAAGACTCTCGAACGCTTCAGCAACCTCGTGCTCAGATACGCCGCCGACGTCTGTAAGGGAGAACGATGA
- a CDS encoding glycosyltransferase, giving the protein MNDEDVKGRAGSPTVPVSIVSIHRPGPGLPLAAARNLGVAHTAGHPDDLLIFLDVDCLPTPDLIAAYQSAALAHPEDLLCGPVSYLPDVELDPISPDSVERLALLSEPHPARPVPASGEMITSGDHDLFWSLSFAVRRGVWDQIGGFDENFEGYGGEDTDFAWQARSTGTGLTWVGSASAFHQYHPVSSPPVEHLDDILSNGRLFAKKWGQWPMQGWLDRFETLGLVRRGSAGYEQVPLTVASVPGSHVYVRHLSSPDEDAPAIIRLPDPPPTRADAPTGAPWWPPAMLDPDWIRNCEADVFHIHFGFDAHSPAQLHAVIDALEAREIPLVYTVHDLQNPHHEDAALHSSQLDVLIPRATEVITLTRKAAEEIRQRWNIDAHVIAHPHVAELETISELGSSSLRRQEEFRLGIHLKSLRANMVGIPLLQVAAAAVAKIPGGILQVNLHHDVFDEDGPRHDPELVRYLLTSDVELHVHDYFSDRELFEYLAGLDVSLLPYRFGTHSGWMEACHDFGTRVIAPNVGCYVSQGADASYSWTRENGVWTPDADSLYSAVLSVSSGQREQVEELVNRRRSERNEIGAAHAAIYRSALAKTRS; this is encoded by the coding sequence ATGAACGATGAAGACGTCAAGGGACGTGCCGGGTCCCCCACCGTTCCTGTGTCGATCGTTTCGATCCACAGGCCCGGGCCGGGCCTACCTCTTGCCGCGGCTCGCAACCTCGGTGTGGCCCATACCGCTGGACACCCGGACGATCTTCTGATTTTTCTCGATGTGGATTGTCTTCCGACGCCCGATCTGATCGCGGCCTATCAGAGTGCCGCACTGGCCCACCCAGAGGACCTGCTCTGTGGACCCGTCAGCTATCTGCCTGATGTCGAACTCGATCCGATCTCCCCGGACTCCGTCGAACGTCTGGCACTTCTGAGCGAACCGCACCCCGCTCGGCCCGTCCCCGCCTCCGGGGAGATGATCACCTCGGGTGATCACGACCTGTTCTGGTCACTGTCGTTCGCCGTCCGCCGCGGGGTGTGGGACCAGATCGGAGGCTTCGACGAGAACTTCGAAGGCTATGGAGGGGAAGACACCGACTTTGCGTGGCAGGCCCGCAGCACCGGGACAGGGCTGACCTGGGTGGGCAGCGCTTCCGCTTTCCACCAGTACCATCCGGTGTCCTCACCCCCGGTGGAGCATCTTGACGATATCCTCAGCAATGGTCGACTGTTCGCGAAGAAGTGGGGCCAGTGGCCAATGCAAGGGTGGCTGGATCGCTTCGAGACGCTCGGCCTCGTGCGGCGGGGATCAGCGGGATACGAGCAGGTGCCCCTTACGGTGGCATCGGTCCCAGGATCGCACGTCTACGTCCGGCACCTTTCCTCTCCGGACGAGGACGCGCCTGCGATCATCCGTCTGCCCGACCCTCCGCCGACCCGCGCTGACGCCCCTACGGGTGCGCCGTGGTGGCCGCCGGCCATGCTCGATCCCGATTGGATCCGCAACTGCGAGGCGGATGTCTTCCACATCCATTTCGGCTTCGACGCCCACTCCCCGGCTCAGCTGCACGCCGTCATCGACGCGCTGGAGGCACGCGAGATCCCACTCGTATACACGGTCCACGACCTGCAGAACCCTCACCACGAGGACGCGGCGCTGCATTCTTCCCAGCTCGACGTGCTGATTCCCCGAGCAACTGAGGTCATCACGTTGACCCGAAAGGCGGCAGAGGAGATACGGCAGCGATGGAACATCGACGCGCATGTCATTGCACACCCACATGTGGCTGAGTTGGAGACGATCTCTGAACTCGGAAGCTCCTCCTTGCGGCGTCAGGAAGAGTTCCGTCTCGGAATCCATCTCAAGAGTCTGCGGGCGAATATGGTGGGAATACCACTTCTGCAGGTTGCTGCTGCCGCTGTCGCGAAGATTCCAGGCGGCATCTTGCAGGTCAATCTTCATCACGACGTGTTCGACGAAGACGGTCCGCGTCACGACCCGGAACTCGTTCGCTACCTGCTCACCAGCGATGTCGAGCTGCACGTGCACGACTATTTCTCCGACCGTGAGCTCTTCGAATACCTCGCCGGACTTGACGTTTCCCTGCTTCCATACCGTTTCGGGACTCATTCGGGTTGGATGGAGGCCTGCCACGATTTCGGCACGCGAGTCATTGCTCCGAACGTCGGCTGTTATGTCAGTCAAGGTGCTGATGCGAGCTATTCCTGGACCCGTGAAAACGGGGTGTGGACCCCGGATGCAGACTCGTTGTACTCAGCAGTGCTGAGCGTATCTTCCGGTCAGAGAGAGCAGGTTGAAGAACTCGTCAACCGCCGCCGAAGCGAACGGAATGAGATCGGCGCGGCGCACGCAGCGATCTACCGCAGCGCCCTGGCGAAAACGCGGTCCTGA